From the genome of Nocardia sp. NBC_01503, one region includes:
- a CDS encoding DUF397 domain-containing protein yields the protein MKIDLSAANWFKSSHSESSGACVEVAWLPEDTVGVRDSKNPTGPALVFAPGDWDDFTGAIVRGDFNRLV from the coding sequence GTGAAGATCGACCTATCCGCGGCGAACTGGTTCAAGAGCAGTCACAGCGAAAGCAGCGGAGCATGCGTCGAAGTCGCGTGGCTGCCGGAAGATACCGTCGGAGTGCGGGATTCGAAGAACCCGACCGGACCCGCGCTGGTCTTCGCACCCGGCGACTGGGATGACTTCACCGGCGCTATCGTCCGCGGAGATTTCAACCGCCTCGTTTGA
- a CDS encoding diadenosine tetraphosphate hydrolase, translating to MGERWRADRIGSALRGENPTVMRRFQAGFAVIGDTQFLPGYSLLLTDDPAAERLSDLRKGERTAFLAAMDCLGEAVERACRRLDPAFRRVNLEILGNTHPFLHAHIWPRYEWEPAERVIGPVWLYPAESWTDPRYALGPQHHPIRRTITEELARLDG from the coding sequence ATGGGCGAACGGTGGCGGGCGGATCGGATCGGGAGCGCGCTGCGGGGTGAGAACCCCACCGTGATGCGGCGGTTCCAGGCCGGATTCGCGGTGATCGGGGATACGCAGTTCCTACCCGGATACTCCCTGCTGCTTACCGATGATCCAGCGGCGGAACGGCTTTCGGATCTCCGAAAAGGTGAACGAACGGCCTTCCTGGCCGCGATGGACTGTCTGGGGGAGGCGGTGGAGCGCGCGTGCCGCCGCCTCGACCCCGCGTTCCGCCGGGTGAACCTCGAGATCCTGGGAAATACCCATCCCTTCCTGCATGCGCACATTTGGCCGCGATACGAGTGGGAGCCCGCAGAGCGGGTGATCGGACCGGTCTGGCTGTACCCGGCCGAATCGTGGACCGACCCACGCTATGCCCTTGGCCCGCAACATCATCCGATTCGTCGGACTATCACCGAGGAACTGGCGCGCCTCGACGGGTGA
- a CDS encoding nuclear transport factor 2 family protein, translated as MPADPLTILHKFYAAEAAYVRGDADLDAMLAHLAPNVLMSQASVLPYGGDWHGPLGFAGFLRAFAATWADLEFLDQRFVSDADTVAVHSRGRLTSRVTGRTLETELIQWITFHDGLITAFRPFYLDTAAVLATLEPDRTDAAPAELGTARSDLSALGRS; from the coding sequence ATGCCCGCCGACCCGCTCACCATCCTGCACAAGTTCTACGCGGCCGAGGCCGCTTATGTCCGAGGTGACGCCGACCTCGATGCCATGCTTGCCCACCTGGCCCCGAACGTCCTGATGTCCCAAGCCTCGGTCCTGCCCTACGGCGGCGACTGGCACGGACCCCTCGGCTTCGCGGGGTTCCTCCGCGCGTTCGCCGCCACCTGGGCCGACCTCGAATTCCTCGATCAGCGTTTCGTATCCGATGCCGATACGGTCGCCGTCCACAGCCGAGGTCGCCTGACCTCCCGCGTGACGGGCCGCACCCTGGAAACCGAACTGATCCAATGGATTACGTTCCATGACGGCCTGATCACCGCCTTCCGCCCCTTCTACCTCGACACCGCCGCGGTTCTCGCCACGCTCGAGCCGGATCGGACGGATGCGGCTCCCGCCGAACTGGGCACCGCGCGGTCGGATCTCTCAGCGCTCGGTCGCTCGTAA
- a CDS encoding TetR/AcrR family transcriptional regulator, which translates to MDGGAVRRDTGGASSPSGRRREREREQMRNLLLDTARGIAAEQGWQAVTIRRIADRIEYTSPVIYQYFSGKDALVSEVMCIGFRDITDRIEATMAEPVDSRLAALATAFWSFAFGAPELYQAMNGQAGVSFDGADMPPEVSRGFMVFHAVLESIAAEQGRRLRDPAAAVHTMWAYLHGFVALAMSGRVAGGAEQGERYMLASLQPLFDAQLA; encoded by the coding sequence ATGGACGGAGGAGCTGTGCGGCGAGATACCGGGGGCGCGAGCAGCCCGAGCGGGCGGCGGCGCGAGCGTGAGCGCGAGCAGATGCGAAACCTGTTGCTGGATACGGCGCGGGGCATCGCGGCGGAGCAGGGCTGGCAGGCGGTGACGATCCGGCGCATCGCGGATCGGATCGAATACACCTCACCGGTGATCTACCAGTACTTCTCCGGGAAGGACGCGCTCGTCTCGGAGGTGATGTGCATCGGTTTCCGGGATATCACCGACCGGATCGAAGCCACCATGGCCGAACCGGTCGACTCCCGCCTGGCCGCGCTGGCCACCGCCTTCTGGAGTTTCGCCTTCGGCGCGCCCGAGCTGTACCAGGCCATGAACGGTCAGGCGGGCGTCTCGTTCGACGGTGCCGATATGCCGCCCGAGGTGTCGCGCGGCTTCATGGTCTTCCATGCGGTGCTCGAATCCATTGCGGCCGAACAGGGTCGCCGACTACGTGATCCTGCCGCGGCCGTGCACACCATGTGGGCGTACCTGCATGGCTTCGTCGCATTGGCCATGAGCGGGCGGGTGGCCGGTGGCGCGGAGCAGGGGGAGCGGTACATGCTCGCCTCCCTGCAACCGCTGTTCGACGCGCAATTGGCCTGA
- a CDS encoding MMPL family transporter, which yields MFTHLGLFIVRRTRLVLLLSAVIAVAAMALAGTAFGKLENGGFTPDNAESTRAQQLIDQHLDGNPNLLLLIDTRSGNVDDPAVVAAADRLTTALGQRPEIRNIQSYWTTGAATLKSQDARYGLISAFVSGDETASAKTVAAVVKDDLGKAGTAVTVRAAGALAVNNDIDTAVMEGLVLAESIALPLTLILLLAIFGSVMSAVLPLVIALLAIAGTFAELSLLAEVTPVSIFATNLITALALGLAIDYALLTVSRFREELARGISTEDAVSNTIRTAGRTIVFSATTVAAALSAVLVFQSTFLRSLALAGIGVTVIAAAAATILLPALLAVLGPRIDAGRIPFVHSTRSQRSRTWGRLAAAVMRRPVVTAIPVLAILLLAAAPIAHIEYATVDDRSLPTTTDSRIALDVLRTEFGGDSTATMDIVTTAPVSTASIGHYAKQLSMLPGVSRVDSPAGVFAAGKVTGLSQRRLTASGAQEIVLTLNADIHPESATAQDLVRAVRATPTPDAMRFLVGGTTATLVDTKHAIATRLPWALLLLTVTTFIVLFLFTGSVVQPLRALLLNLIGLSATFGVMILIFQQGHGSGLLDITPRPLDLSMPVLLLCIAFGLSMDYEVFLISRIKELHDAGADTREAVIEGLGRTGRIISAAAILIAISFFAFAVSPVSFAKFFGLAAGVAVLLDATVMRGILVPVSFRLLGERAWYAPQFLKRLHRRVGVYETDPGVRRTAKIEAS from the coding sequence ATGTTCACTCATTTGGGCCTTTTCATCGTTCGGCGAACCAGACTCGTCCTGCTGCTGTCGGCGGTGATCGCCGTCGCGGCCATGGCCTTGGCGGGCACCGCCTTCGGCAAGCTGGAGAACGGCGGTTTCACGCCCGACAACGCGGAATCCACTCGGGCACAACAACTCATCGATCAACACCTGGATGGCAATCCGAATCTGTTGCTGCTCATCGACACTCGATCCGGGAATGTCGACGACCCCGCGGTGGTAGCCGCGGCGGACCGGCTCACCACCGCCCTCGGGCAGCGGCCGGAGATACGAAATATCCAGTCCTACTGGACAACCGGGGCAGCGACGCTGAAATCGCAGGACGCCCGCTACGGACTGATCTCCGCCTTCGTCAGTGGTGACGAGACCGCCAGCGCCAAAACGGTCGCCGCGGTGGTGAAGGACGATCTCGGCAAGGCCGGTACCGCGGTCACCGTACGCGCGGCCGGAGCGCTCGCGGTGAACAACGACATCGATACCGCGGTGATGGAGGGCCTGGTACTGGCCGAATCCATCGCGCTGCCCCTGACTCTCATACTGCTGCTCGCCATTTTCGGCAGTGTCATGTCGGCGGTGCTGCCACTAGTCATCGCCCTGCTGGCCATCGCGGGCACCTTCGCCGAACTGTCACTGCTGGCCGAGGTAACGCCGGTGAGCATCTTCGCCACCAACCTCATCACCGCCCTGGCGCTCGGCCTGGCCATCGATTACGCACTGCTGACCGTGAGTCGCTTCCGCGAGGAGCTGGCGCGCGGCATCAGCACCGAGGACGCGGTGTCGAACACCATCCGAACCGCCGGGCGCACCATCGTTTTCAGCGCCACCACCGTCGCGGCCGCGCTCTCGGCGGTGCTGGTCTTCCAATCCACCTTCCTGCGCTCACTCGCATTGGCGGGCATCGGCGTCACGGTCATCGCCGCCGCAGCGGCCACGATCCTCCTGCCAGCACTGCTGGCCGTCCTCGGACCGCGTATCGACGCCGGGCGAATTCCCTTCGTACACAGCACGCGATCGCAGCGCTCGCGAACCTGGGGCAGGCTCGCGGCCGCCGTCATGCGGCGTCCGGTGGTCACCGCCATTCCGGTGCTGGCCATCCTGCTGCTGGCCGCCGCGCCGATAGCGCACATCGAATACGCGACGGTCGACGATCGTTCCCTGCCGACCACCACGGACAGCCGTATCGCCCTCGATGTGCTGCGCACCGAGTTCGGCGGGGACAGCACCGCGACCATGGACATTGTCACCACCGCACCGGTCTCCACCGCGTCCATCGGGCATTACGCGAAACAACTCTCGATGCTGCCAGGGGTGAGCCGAGTCGACAGTCCCGCAGGGGTTTTCGCCGCGGGCAAGGTGACCGGCCTGTCGCAGCGGCGGCTCACCGCCTCCGGCGCACAGGAGATCGTCCTGACACTGAATGCCGATATCCACCCCGAATCGGCGACCGCCCAGGATCTGGTGCGCGCGGTGCGCGCCACCCCCACCCCGGATGCCATGCGCTTCCTGGTCGGCGGCACCACCGCCACCCTGGTCGACACCAAGCACGCCATCGCCACCCGCCTGCCATGGGCACTGCTGCTGCTCACGGTGACGACCTTCATCGTGCTGTTCCTGTTCACCGGCAGCGTTGTGCAGCCGCTGCGGGCACTGCTGCTCAATCTGATCGGCTTGTCCGCGACCTTCGGTGTGATGATCCTGATCTTCCAGCAGGGTCACGGCAGCGGGCTGCTCGACATCACACCCCGCCCGCTCGATCTGTCCATGCCGGTGTTGTTGCTCTGCATAGCATTCGGGCTCTCGATGGATTATGAGGTATTCCTGATCAGCCGGATCAAGGAGCTGCACGACGCCGGAGCCGATACCCGTGAAGCGGTGATCGAGGGCCTGGGCCGCACCGGCCGGATCATCTCCGCCGCAGCGATTCTCATCGCGATCAGCTTCTTCGCCTTCGCGGTGAGCCCGGTGAGCTTCGCCAAGTTCTTCGGCCTGGCGGCGGGTGTCGCCGTCCTGCTGGACGCGACGGTCATGCGCGGCATCCTGGTTCCGGTCAGCTTCCGCCTACTCGGCGAACGAGCTTGGTACGCACCGCAATTCCTGAAGCGGCTGCACCGGCGGGTCGGCGTATACGAAACGGATCCCGGGGTGCGCCGGACCGCCAAGATCGAAGCGTCTTAG
- the qcrB gene encoding cytochrome bc1 complex cytochrome b subunit codes for MSQANELDERYHAAAFVKRSINKVFPTHWSFLLGEIALYAFIILLLSGIYLTLYFDPSMSETVYQGAYQPLRGVTMSRAYETALNISFEVRGGLFVRQVHHWAALLFAASIIIHLFRIFFTGAFRKPREANWVIGSLLLILAMFEGFFGYSLPDDLLSGTGLRAAFSGITIGVPVIGTWLHWLIFAGDFPGTIIIPRLYIAHVLLIPGILLALIAAHVALVWYQKHTQFPGPGRKETNVVGARIVPVFAADQGAFFMFTLGIVAIMGGVLQINPIWNLGPYNPSQVSAGSQPDFYMMWTDGMARLMPPWELYFWGHTVPAAFWVALIMGLVFTVLVIYPWIEKRLTGDTARHNLLQRPRDVPVRTAIGAMAIAFYLVLTLACVNDIISLKFDISLNATTWIFRIALLTAPPIAYFAAYRLCLGLQRSDRAVLEHGIETGVIKRLPHGEYIEIHQPLGPVDSHGHPIPLEYQGAPVPKKMSKLGSAGKPGTGSFLFADPAQQQLDNVANAHKEEHDMLAALESHQDTADSGSHGH; via the coding sequence ATGAGCCAGGCCAACGAACTCGACGAGCGGTACCACGCTGCCGCATTCGTGAAGCGGTCGATCAACAAGGTCTTCCCGACCCACTGGTCGTTCCTGCTCGGTGAGATCGCGCTGTACGCGTTCATCATCCTGCTGCTGTCGGGTATCTACCTGACGCTGTACTTCGACCCGTCCATGAGCGAGACCGTCTACCAGGGCGCGTACCAGCCCCTGCGCGGTGTCACCATGTCGCGGGCCTATGAAACCGCGCTGAACATCTCCTTCGAGGTGCGCGGCGGTCTGTTCGTGCGCCAGGTGCACCACTGGGCGGCGCTGCTGTTCGCGGCGTCGATCATCATCCACCTGTTCCGCATCTTCTTCACCGGCGCGTTCCGCAAGCCGCGTGAGGCCAACTGGGTGATCGGCTCGCTGCTGCTCATCCTGGCGATGTTCGAGGGCTTCTTCGGTTACTCGCTCCCGGACGACCTGCTCTCGGGTACCGGTCTGCGCGCGGCCTTCTCGGGCATCACCATCGGTGTTCCGGTCATCGGCACCTGGCTGCACTGGCTGATCTTCGCGGGCGACTTCCCGGGCACGATCATCATTCCGCGCCTGTACATCGCGCACGTGCTGCTCATTCCGGGCATCCTGCTGGCCCTGATCGCCGCGCACGTCGCGCTGGTCTGGTACCAGAAGCACACCCAGTTCCCCGGACCGGGTCGCAAGGAAACCAATGTCGTCGGCGCGCGCATCGTGCCGGTGTTCGCCGCCGACCAGGGCGCGTTCTTCATGTTCACCCTGGGCATCGTCGCGATCATGGGTGGCGTGCTGCAGATCAACCCGATCTGGAACCTGGGTCCCTACAACCCGTCTCAGGTCTCCGCGGGTTCGCAGCCGGACTTCTACATGATGTGGACCGACGGTATGGCGCGTCTGATGCCGCCGTGGGAGCTCTACTTCTGGGGCCACACCGTGCCGGCCGCGTTCTGGGTCGCGCTCATCATGGGTCTGGTGTTCACCGTCCTGGTGATCTACCCCTGGATCGAGAAGCGCCTCACCGGCGACACCGCTCGCCACAACCTGCTCCAGCGTCCGCGCGACGTGCCGGTCCGCACCGCCATCGGTGCCATGGCCATCGCGTTCTACCTGGTGTTGACCCTGGCGTGTGTCAACGACATCATCTCGCTGAAGTTCGACATCTCGCTCAACGCCACCACCTGGATCTTCCGCATCGCACTGCTGACCGCGCCGCCGATCGCCTACTTCGCGGCGTACCGGCTCTGCCTCGGCCTGCAGCGCAGCGACCGGGCGGTGCTCGAGCACGGTATCGAGACCGGTGTCATCAAGCGCCTGCCGCACGGTGAGTACATCGAGATCCACCAGCCGCTGGGACCGGTCGATTCGCACGGCCACCCCATCCCGCTGGAGTACCAGGGCGCACCCGTGCCCAAGAAGATGTCCAAACTCGGCTCCGCCGGCAAGCCCGGCACCGGCTCCTTCCTGTTCGCCGACCCGGCCCAGCAGCAGCTGGACAATGTCGCGAACGCGCACAAGGAAGAGCACGACATGCTGGCCGCCCTGGAATCCCACCAGGACACCGCGGACAGCGGTTCGCACGGCCACTGA
- the qcrA gene encoding cytochrome bc1 complex Rieske iron-sulfur subunit, which produces MSEQERKSMGDNPSEHDFTDEQLDAMSRDELVELGTKLDGVDVAYRAPRWPVPGTRAEKRAERQVALWFAISAIFGAALIGVYLFWPWEYKGRGEEGNGAYTLTTPLYGLTMGIAVLAIGIAVVLIRKKFIPVEISIQDRHDGKSSEVNRRTLAAQLQDAVDTSTLGRRKLITRTAGAGAGLLGIGALFVFAGGMIKNPWAKGDKSPLWVSGWTPDYEGQTVFLRRDTGRPEDIVLVRPEDLDAGAMETVFPWKEEWRGDEHETLQSLRGIRNAVMLIRLRTKDAEGAIKRKGQESFNYGDYFAYSKICTHLGCPTSLFEQQTNRILCPCHQSQFSATEWGKPVFGPAARALPQLPITVNAEGYLVAVHDFIEPLGPAYWERRS; this is translated from the coding sequence ATGAGTGAACAGGAGCGAAAGAGCATGGGGGACAACCCCAGCGAGCACGACTTCACCGATGAGCAGCTCGACGCCATGTCGCGCGATGAGCTCGTCGAACTCGGCACCAAGCTCGACGGTGTCGACGTCGCGTACCGCGCCCCCCGCTGGCCGGTCCCCGGTACCCGCGCCGAGAAGCGCGCCGAGCGTCAGGTGGCGCTGTGGTTCGCCATCTCCGCGATCTTCGGCGCCGCGCTCATCGGCGTCTACCTCTTCTGGCCCTGGGAGTACAAGGGTCGCGGCGAGGAGGGCAACGGCGCTTACACGCTGACCACCCCGCTGTACGGCCTCACCATGGGCATCGCGGTGCTCGCCATCGGTATCGCCGTGGTGCTCATCCGCAAGAAGTTCATCCCGGTCGAGATCTCCATCCAGGACCGCCACGACGGTAAGTCCTCCGAGGTCAACCGCCGCACCCTGGCCGCGCAGCTGCAGGACGCGGTGGACACCTCCACCCTGGGCCGCCGCAAGCTCATCACCCGCACCGCGGGTGCGGGCGCGGGCCTGCTCGGCATCGGCGCGCTGTTCGTCTTCGCCGGCGGCATGATCAAGAACCCATGGGCCAAGGGCGACAAGTCGCCGCTGTGGGTCTCGGGCTGGACCCCCGATTACGAGGGTCAGACCGTCTTCCTGCGCCGCGATACCGGCCGCCCCGAGGACATCGTCCTGGTGCGCCCGGAGGATCTGGACGCGGGCGCGATGGAGACCGTCTTCCCCTGGAAGGAAGAGTGGCGCGGTGACGAGCACGAGACCCTCCAGTCTCTGCGCGGAATTCGCAACGCCGTCATGCTGATTCGCCTGCGCACCAAGGACGCCGAAGGCGCCATCAAGCGCAAGGGCCAGGAGAGCTTCAACTACGGCGATTACTTCGCCTACTCGAAGATCTGCACCCATCTCGGTTGCCCGACCTCGCTTTTCGAGCAGCAGACCAACCGGATTCTCTGCCCCTGCCACCAGTCGCAGTTCTCCGCGACCGAATGGGGTAAGCCGGTCTTCGGTCCCGCCGCTCGCGCGCTGCCGCAGCTGCCGATCACCGTCAATGCCGAGGGCTACCTGGTCGCCGTACACGACTTCATCGAGCCCCTCGGCCCGGCCTACTGGGAGCGTCGTTCATGA
- the qcrC gene encoding cytochrome bc1 complex diheme cytochrome c subunit, with the protein MSSSPPSAPDPSEGIGEATKTRKQRRLRRKLAGGLVLLMGLVGAGFAASALTPQAQVATAHEDQSALIREGKQIYDTSCVTCHGANLQGVQDRGPSLIGVGEAAVYFQVSSGRMPAARNEAQIVRKPPKFDAHQTDALGAYIQANGGGPTVVRDSNGEIAQESIIAGADLGRGGELFRMNCASCHNFTGKGGALSSGKFAPPLEEASEQQIYLAMLTGPQNMPKFSDRQLTPEEKKDIVAYIKDRMETKSEGGYGLGGFGPATEGLAIWIVGIVVLVGSAMWIGSRS; encoded by the coding sequence ATGAGTTCATCTCCCCCGTCAGCGCCAGATCCCAGCGAGGGGATCGGCGAGGCCACCAAGACCCGCAAGCAGCGGCGCCTGCGCCGCAAGCTGGCCGGCGGTCTGGTTCTTCTGATGGGCCTCGTCGGAGCCGGCTTCGCGGCATCGGCCCTGACCCCGCAGGCGCAGGTCGCCACCGCGCACGAGGACCAGTCCGCGCTGATCCGCGAGGGCAAGCAGATCTACGACACCTCCTGCGTCACCTGCCACGGTGCCAACCTGCAGGGTGTCCAGGATCGCGGCCCGAGCCTCATCGGCGTCGGCGAGGCCGCGGTGTACTTCCAGGTGTCGTCCGGTCGTATGCCCGCCGCCCGCAACGAGGCGCAGATCGTCCGTAAGCCCCCGAAGTTCGACGCGCACCAGACCGACGCCCTCGGCGCCTACATCCAGGCCAACGGTGGCGGTCCGACCGTCGTTCGGGACAGCAACGGTGAGATCGCGCAGGAGTCCATCATCGCCGGAGCCGATCTCGGCCGCGGTGGCGAACTCTTCCGCATGAACTGCGCCTCCTGCCACAACTTCACCGGTAAGGGCGGCGCGCTGTCCTCCGGTAAGTTCGCTCCGCCTCTGGAGGAGGCGAGCGAGCAGCAGATCTACCTGGCCATGCTCACCGGCCCGCAGAACATGCCCAAGTTCTCCGACCGGCAGCTGACGCCGGAGGAGAAGAAGGACATCGTCGCGTACATCAAGGACCGGATGGAGACCAAGTCCGAGGGCGGCTACGGCCTCGGCGGCTTCGGTCCCGCGACCGAGGGTCTGGCCATCTGGATCGTCGGCATCGTGGTTCTGGTCGGATCGGCTATGTGGATCGGATCCCGGTCATGA
- the ctaE gene encoding aa3-type cytochrome oxidase subunit III: protein MTTAVGTPGSAITQRVHSLNRPNMVSVGTIIWLSSELMFFAGLFAMYFVARAQAHGHWPMEPTELNLKLAVPVTAVLVASSFTCQMGVFAAERGDVFGLRRWYTVTLIMGAMFVAGQGYEYTNLVKEGTTISSTVYGSVFYITTGFHGLHVIGGLIAFVFLLIRTSLSKFTPAQATAAIVVSYYWHFVDIVWIGLFATIYFIR, encoded by the coding sequence GTGACGACCGCAGTAGGGACCCCAGGATCGGCCATTACCCAGCGAGTGCATTCGCTGAACCGGCCCAACATGGTCAGCGTCGGTACCATCATCTGGCTGTCGAGCGAGTTGATGTTCTTCGCCGGCCTGTTCGCCATGTACTTTGTCGCCCGCGCGCAGGCCCACGGCCACTGGCCGATGGAGCCGACCGAGCTGAACCTCAAGCTCGCCGTGCCGGTGACCGCTGTGCTGGTGGCCTCGTCCTTCACCTGCCAGATGGGTGTCTTCGCCGCCGAGCGCGGCGATGTGTTCGGCCTGCGTCGCTGGTACACCGTCACCCTGATCATGGGCGCGATGTTCGTCGCCGGTCAGGGCTACGAGTACACCAACCTGGTCAAAGAGGGCACCACGATCTCCAGCACCGTGTACGGCTCGGTCTTCTACATCACCACCGGCTTCCACGGTCTGCACGTCATCGGCGGTCTGATCGCGTTCGTGTTCCTGCTGATCCGCACCTCGCTCAGCAAGTTCACCCCCGCGCAGGCCACCGCCGCGATCGTCGTCTCCTACTACTGGCACTTCGTCGACATCGTTTGGATCGGGCTCTTCGCCACGATCTACTTCATCCGCTGA
- a CDS encoding ribonuclease E inhibitor RraB, which translates to MEWVRKLLRRGGTTELDPGRGDLIVVASSFDDAEACSAALARAENWTADQPAVLRHHLRIPDDQMQSVAVIAAQDGYELTDYDYEANMILQRVQLLDALHCSQERSRMAGLAQRHDGDALGWDALQPAPGQPREKK; encoded by the coding sequence ATGGAGTGGGTTCGAAAGCTGCTGCGGCGCGGCGGGACAACGGAACTGGATCCCGGGCGCGGCGATCTGATCGTGGTGGCGTCGAGCTTCGACGACGCGGAGGCGTGTTCGGCGGCGCTCGCACGAGCGGAGAACTGGACTGCCGACCAGCCTGCCGTGCTGCGGCATCACCTGCGGATTCCCGATGATCAGATGCAGTCTGTCGCAGTCATAGCCGCGCAGGACGGATATGAGTTAACCGACTACGACTACGAGGCGAACATGATCTTGCAGCGGGTACAGCTCCTGGACGCCCTGCACTGCTCGCAGGAGCGCTCCCGAATGGCGGGCCTGGCCCAGCGCCATGACGGTGACGCCCTCGGCTGGGACGCCCTGCAACCCGCACCGGGACAACCAAGGGAAAAGAAATAG
- the trpD gene encoding anthranilate phosphoribosyltransferase: MSARSWREILGILTDGNDLSADEAAWAMNEIFTDSATSAQIAAFGVALKMKGPTPDELGGLADGMLSHARRVPYEGRAVDIVGTGGDRSGTVNISTMSSIVVAATGIPVVKHGNRAASSKSGGADVLEALGVKIALGPQSVAKSVQEVGIGFCFAPVFHPSLRYASKARGEIGIPTVFNILGPLTNPAQPTAGLIGCAFADLLPTIAGVFASRGSTALIVRGNDGLDEITTADTTDAWVVAGGRSVETTIDPTKLGIARVDPSALKGGDAEMNAVIARNMLAGERGPVRDAVLLNSAAAVVAFEMTPESAAGDLHSQLAVALEKVAAAIDTGAAADLLDRWATVTNQLDAE, from the coding sequence ATGAGCGCGCGCAGCTGGCGAGAAATTCTCGGCATCCTCACCGACGGCAACGACCTGTCCGCGGATGAGGCCGCGTGGGCCATGAACGAGATCTTCACCGACAGCGCGACCTCGGCGCAGATCGCGGCCTTCGGCGTGGCGCTGAAGATGAAGGGCCCCACCCCCGATGAGCTGGGTGGATTGGCCGACGGAATGCTGTCGCACGCGCGCCGGGTGCCCTATGAGGGCCGCGCGGTCGATATCGTCGGCACCGGCGGCGACCGGTCCGGCACGGTCAATATCTCCACCATGTCCTCGATCGTGGTGGCGGCCACCGGTATTCCGGTGGTCAAGCACGGTAATCGCGCGGCCTCGTCCAAGAGCGGCGGCGCGGATGTGCTGGAGGCGCTCGGGGTGAAGATCGCCCTCGGCCCGCAATCGGTGGCGAAGTCGGTGCAGGAGGTCGGGATCGGCTTCTGTTTCGCCCCGGTCTTCCATCCCTCGCTGCGGTACGCGAGCAAGGCGCGCGGTGAGATCGGCATCCCCACGGTCTTCAATATCCTGGGCCCGCTGACCAATCCGGCCCAGCCGACCGCCGGACTCATCGGCTGCGCGTTCGCGGATCTGCTGCCGACCATCGCGGGTGTGTTCGCGAGCCGCGGCTCCACCGCGCTGATCGTGCGCGGTAATGACGGCCTGGACGAGATCACCACCGCGGACACCACCGATGCGTGGGTGGTCGCGGGCGGGCGCAGTGTCGAAACCACCATCGACCCAACGAAATTGGGGATCGCGCGGGTGGATCCGTCGGCGCTCAAGGGTGGTGACGCGGAGATGAACGCGGTGATCGCCCGCAATATGCTCGCGGGTGAACGCGGCCCGGTGCGCGATGCCGTGCTACTGAACTCCGCGGCCGCCGTGGTCGCCTTCGAGATGACCCCCGAGTCCGCCGCGGGTGATCTGCACTCGCAGCTGGCGGTGGCCCTGGAGAAGGTCGCCGCGGCCATCGATACCGGTGCGGCGGCGGACCTGCTGGACCGCTGGGCGACCGTCACCAATCAGCTCGACGCGGAGTAA
- a CDS encoding Lrp/AsnC family transcriptional regulator, producing the protein MITAIVLIHAESDRIPETAQELADIDGVAEVYSCAGDVDLIAVVRVREYERIAEVVTGRINKTPGVVRTATHIAFKSYSRADVEAGFSIGE; encoded by the coding sequence ATGATTACCGCGATCGTGCTGATCCACGCCGAGTCCGACCGCATTCCTGAGACCGCGCAGGAGTTGGCGGATATCGACGGGGTGGCCGAGGTCTATTCGTGCGCGGGCGATGTGGATCTGATCGCCGTCGTACGGGTGCGCGAGTACGAGCGCATCGCCGAGGTGGTGACCGGGCGCATCAACAAGACCCCGGGCGTCGTGCGCACCGCGACCCATATCGCGTTCAAGTCCTACTCGCGCGCCGATGTCGAGGCGGGCTTCTCCATCGGCGAATAG
- a CDS encoding MarR family winged helix-turn-helix transcriptional regulator: protein MSAFLDLHGSTSKALRALADRDMRRHGLHLGQNHVLAVLWERDGRTPGEMAAALNVTTPTVVKMATRMTAAGLLVRRPDDRDNRLVRLWLTDKGRELQGPVEADRKLLEDRVTAALTDTERAHLMSALTKIHASATELLGGPIDQPGTLPD from the coding sequence ATGTCCGCATTCCTGGACCTGCACGGCAGCACATCGAAAGCCTTGCGCGCCTTGGCCGATCGCGATATGCGACGGCACGGCCTGCATCTGGGCCAGAACCATGTGCTCGCCGTGCTCTGGGAGCGGGACGGGCGCACCCCGGGGGAGATGGCGGCCGCGCTGAACGTCACCACCCCGACTGTCGTCAAAATGGCGACCCGCATGACCGCGGCCGGACTGCTGGTCCGCCGCCCCGACGATCGCGACAACCGACTCGTTCGACTCTGGCTCACCGATAAGGGCCGCGAACTCCAGGGCCCGGTCGAGGCCGATCGCAAGCTGCTGGAGGACAGGGTGACCGCCGCCCTCACCGATACCGAACGCGCACATCTGATGTCGGCCCTGACCAAGATTCACGCCAGCGCCACCGAACTCCTCGGCGGCCCCATCGACCAACCCGGCACGCTGCCCGACTGA